A single region of the Pelobates fuscus isolate aPelFus1 chromosome 4, aPelFus1.pri, whole genome shotgun sequence genome encodes:
- the FIGNL1 gene encoding fidgetin-like protein 1 — protein sequence MEVPDNNLVHLNEWQKDVFALTTGTCSSRQKADVYRAHIEKIQYAWANSEISEASAINLFKKYTEKCSAIIDSDNVETGLNNYAGSVLPLSRCQRNDSDKWQSSLNTKNIFKFKSIQDMTESARKLQDSLLTLADSSIKFDNGVSNSGNSVVLSSNVLNCSGGTEPQAALLKYQIPEGNFVQNTKLLSFIKETDYTATNAMEASKRSITAPLFGNNKTEISSKLSPHFGSDFASSNLSVGHLNSGKRKVFYCSGDEQVDTQYLNIAPKQPVHGQGDINHILTDESGFKTAKEQFWVDQQKKHALPQRNAGTSVYCSGKRSLGAARARGPHRKFVLPIQKDSGDENQTIKRKAYGSNNSNLNVPSDERLKNIEPKMIELIMSEIMDHGPPLCWDDIAGLEFAKNTIKEIVVWPMLRPDIFTGLRGPPKGILLFGPPGTGKTLIGKCIACQSGATFFSISASSLTSKWVGEGEKMVRALFTVARCHQPAVIFIDEIDSLLSQRGDGEHESSRRIKTEFLVQLDGATTSSEDRILVVGATNRPQEIDEAARRRLVKRLYIPLPEDSARKQIVVSLMSQERSSLTDQEVDAIVSQSHGFSGADMTQLCREAALGPIRSIQIRDISTITSEQVRPIVYIDFQNALQTVRPSVSQNDLEVYKNWNKTFGCGK from the coding sequence ATGGAAGTACCTGATAACAATTTGGTTCACCTTAATGAATGGCAGAAGGATGTGTTTGCTTTGACCACTGGTACCTGTTCATCAAGACAGAAGGCAGATGTGTATCGTGCGCATATTGAAAAGATTCAGTATGCATGGGCAAATTCTGAGATCTCTGAGGCATCAGCTATCAACCTGTTTAAGAAGTATACTGAAAAGTGTTCTGCAATTATCGACTCAGACAATGTAGAAACTGGCCTCAATAACTATGCAGGTAGTGTTTTACCTCTGTCAAGATGTCAGCGAAATGATAGTGACAAGTGGCAGtcttcactaaataccaaaaacatttttaaatttaagagtATACAGGACATGACTGAGTCTGCAAGAAAACTCCAGGATTCTTTGCTGACTTTAGCAGATTCCTCCATTAAGTTTGATAATGGGGTCAGTAACTCTGGAAATTCAGTGGTTCTAAGTAGTAACGTCTTAAACTGCTCTGGGGGAACAGAACCACAAGCTGCCTTATTAAAATATCAGATTCCAGAGGGTAACTTTGTTCAGAACACTAAATTATTAAGTTTTATAAAAGAGACAGATTATACTGCTACAAATGCCATGGAAGCCAGCAAGCGCAGTATCACAGCTCCATTATTTGGCAACAATAAAACAGAAATTTCTTCAAAGTTATCTCCACACTTTGGTTCAGATTTTGCATCTTCTAACTTGTCTGTTGGACATTTAAATTCTGGAAAAAGAAAAGTATTTTATTGTTCAGGGGATGAACAAGTGGATACACAATACTTAAATATAGCACCAAAACAACCAGTACATGGACAAGGAGACATTAATCACATTCTGACAGATGAAAGTGGATTTAAAACTGCTAAAGAACAGTTTTGGGTTGATCAGCAGAAAAAACATGCCCTGCCTCAGCGTAATGCAGGTACTAGTGTGTACTGCAGTGGGAAACGGTCTTTGGGAGCTGCCCGTGCTCGTGGACCTCATAGAAAATTTGTTCTTCCTATTCAAAAAGATAGTGGGGATGAGAACCAAACTATAAAGAGGAAAGCATATGGCTCAAATAATAGTAACTTGAATGTACCTTCTGATGAGCGCTTAAAAAACATAGAGCCAAAGATGATTGAATTGATAATGAGTGAAATTATGGATCATGGTCCTCCTCTATGCTGGGATGACATTGCTGGGCTCGAGTTTGCAAAAAATACTATAAAGGAAATAGTTGTGTGGCCAATGTTAAGACCTGACATATTCACTGGTCTCAGAGGTCCACCTAAAGGAATCCTCCTTTTTGGTCCTCCAGGGACGGGAAAAACTCTAATAGGAAAATGCATTGCTTGTCAATCAGGAGCAACATTTTTTAGTATAAGTGCATCATCACTGACTTCTAAGTGGGTAGGTGAAGGAGAAAAAATGGTCCGTGCTCTTTTTACAGTGGCAAGATGCCATCAGCCTGCTGTGATATTCATAGATGAAATTGACTCTCTTTTATCTCAGCGTGGAGACGGAGAACATGAGTCTTCACGACGAATTAAAACTGAGTTTTTGGTGCAACTAGATGGTGCAACTACATCTTCAGAAGACCGTATCCTTGTAGTGGGAGCTACTAACCGGCCTCAAGAAATAGATGAAGCAGCTCGAAGAAGACTTGTTAAAAGACTTTATATTCCTTTACCAGAAGATTCTGCTAGAAAGCAAATTGTTGTCAGTTTAATGTCACAGGAACGTAGTAGCCTCACAGATCAAGAGGTGGATGCTATAGTTTCACAATCTCATGGCTTCTCTGGTGCTGATATGACACAGCTTTGTCGAGAAGCAGCTCTTGGTCCTATACGTAGCATTCAAATTAGGGATATTTCAACAATAACTTCAGAGCAAGTCCGCCCTATTGTATATATTGATTTCCAAAATGCTTTACAGACAGTGCGCCCTAGTGTCTCACAGAATGATTTAGAGGTGTATAAGAATTGGAACAAAACTTTCGGTTGTGGCAAGTAA